The Arachis duranensis cultivar V14167 chromosome 2, aradu.V14167.gnm2.J7QH, whole genome shotgun sequence genome has a window encoding:
- the LOC107475991 gene encoding histone-lysine N-methyltransferase ATXR4, with protein MINQLIQPYFTDFLLHSYMNFVKSKRKRKMRFRLSHSLRLASSLLTKSNKFQFHHFTTTTTATPELRPDPPPIRVGLTDSAGRGVFATRPIGAGELIHTAKPAVCHPSPNVLHTVCYCCLRRISNPDGSEAQRVSFCSEDCKRRCMEFYNVEMKADWAAFDDYCGTHGLKYPFMVKRLACMVISGVARSDSVDILQPANLTPQMISRMEEEFGLLWNAFRKTLISDEDISFLTKQWYIGVLARIRINAFRIELAAGLYEDLLSSAAASVEAEAAVGHAVYILPSFYNHDCDPNAHIIWIDNADAKLKALRDVDEGEELRICYIDASLDRDARQELLSRGFGFQCNCNRCLHGD; from the exons ATGATTAACCAGTTAATTCAGCCTTACTTCACAGATTTTCTTCTGCACTCATACATGAATTTCGTGAagtcaaaaagaaaaagaaaaatgcgaTTTCGACTCTCACACTCACTCCGTTTAGCTTCTTCCCTCCTCACCAAGTCAAACAAGTTTCAATTCCACCacttcaccaccaccaccaccgccaCGCCGGAACTACGACCCGACCCGCCCCCTATTCGAGTCGGCCTCACAGACTCGGCGGGGCGCGGTGTCTTCGCCACCCGTCCGATCGGCGCCGGAGAACTCATCCACACCGCCAAGCCCGCCGTATGCCACCCTTCTCCCAACGTTCTCCACACTGTCTGTTACTGCTGCCTCCGCAGAATCTCTAATCCCGATGGCTCCGAAGCTCAACGCGTGTCGTTTTGCAGTGAAGATTGTAAACGACGCTGCATG GAATTTTACAATGTTGAGATGAAAGCAGATTGGGCGGCTTTTGATGACTATTGCGG GACCCATGGTTTGAAATATCCTTTCATGGTGAAGCGGTTGGCTTGCATGGTCATATCAGGAGTTGCCAGAAGTGACAGTGTAGACATACTTCAACCTGCCAATTTGACACCTCAGATGATTTCACGG ATGGAAGAAGAGTTTGGCTTGTTATGGAATGCTTTCAGAAAGACACTTATTTCAGATGAAGATATTTCTT TTTTAACCAAGCAATGGTACATTGGTGTTTTGGCACGAATTCGAATCAATGCATTTCGCATTGAGTTGGCTGCAGGGCTATATGAAGATCTTCTTTCATCAGCAGCGGCATCTGTAGAAGCTGAAGCTGCCGTTGGACATGCTGTCTACATACTTCCATCCTTCTACAATCATGATTGTG ATCCAAATGCGCACATTATATGGATAGATAACGCAGATGCAAAATTGAAGGCCCTTCGTGATGTTGACGAAG GTGAAGAACTTAGAATCTGCTACATTGATGCCAGCCTGGATCGCGATGCTCGGCAAGAACTTTTATCTCGGGGATTTGGTT